TTTAACCAATTTCTTGCATCACTTCTTTTAGCTTCTTTAAGAAACTTTTTAGAGAGGTGGTTAAACCCTGGATAGGTTTCGCCATTGGCTTTGGTTTGTTGACAATAGTTTAAAGCATCATTCCAGACTACGCGAGTACAACCAAACAACTGAGACAAGAGTGTCTTTTGTTGGATGGTAGGGTATACTCTATAGTTATATCTGGATTTCATGAGGTTAAATATTGCTTGTCAATACAAGTTTAGTTTAACACCTTTGAGATGTCAACTTAAGCTTAGGCGCACACCGCAAAGAGCGTATTTCGGACAGTCTAGTTTTTTTAAGCCCTATTGTCTTAATGCGCTTTGGTATCCTACTAGCTATGAGGTTTTAAAAAAATATATTCAGAAACAAACAAAGCCGTCCTAGAAGGACTGGGTTTTAAACCCAAAATCTTTGATAACCTATCATAAGGATTAACTTTTTCAACAAAAATGTTAATTCTGGTAAGGTTTTTGGGTATTTATTAATATATGGCTTTTTGAGCAGGTGGTATAAAAAATGTCATTAAAAATGGGCTTAAAAGCTGTTGAAGAGCAGCGTTATGCAGAAGCAGTGGAGATACTAGGTTATTTTTGTCAAAATT
This DNA window, taken from Gloeocapsa sp. PCC 73106, encodes the following:
- a CDS encoding helix-turn-helix domain-containing protein, coding for MKSRYNYRVYPTIQQKTLLSQLFGCTRVVWNDALNYCQQTKANGETYPGFNHLSKKFLKEAKRSDARNWL